A segment of the Chitinivibrionales bacterium genome:
TTATCACAAATAGTTATGTCCATTTGTAATGAACCTAATTCAACTCCGTGAACCCATTGAATTACAGTTGCACCTATTCCATCCTTGTTCAATTTGTCCTTTATTCTTCTATTGATATTCCGTTCAAGTTCTTCCCATTCATTTGGAGCAAAGGCTACGACTTTGCTATAGTCATGAATTACCACAGCTATTTTTACTGATTTAATTCCATCAAGTTGAACCAACGAGGAAGTATCCGGCTCGGAATTTAAAGCCAGTAATAGAATGAAGTAAGGTAGGTAAATTAGAATTGATTTCATTTTTATTCTCAATGCTAACGCCGCGCTAATATGCCGGACTATGACCGCATTTTCCTGCCGCAAACCACCAATCTTGTATGAAGAACCGACCGCACGCGAGCCACGGCCGTTTGCAAATGCGGACGGTCATGATTTAGCGCGTTGTTAGACCTTGATATCTTATTTTAATTCCCATTTAAATGGAGTTTTCTTGGGTAGTAATTCAAGTTGATTTTCAGTTATTCTTAAAAACATGAACTTTCTTAACGAATCAGGTAATGTTTTGTCTTTTGTTTCGGATATTTTCAAATTAACAACAAATGTATCCTTCCGCTGCTGATAGGTACCAGAATAACGATAAATCAGATCTGAATATTCCAATTTAGTTCTTATCAAATCCTCAGTCTTCTTGCTTTCTAATGGTCTGTTTTGATCTGTAATTTTGGACCGCTGGTAACAGCACGTAGGAAACTTATCAAATACAATTGAGTTCTGGAAATATACTGTTGCTGTATCCGATTCTGAAATTGTGTCTGAATTGTTGATATAATATCCCACAGTTATGTCCCGACCAGAAAAGGCCGTGAAGGCAATAAATAACGGTAATATTAGTATGCAATTGTTCATAATTTATGGTCTAACAGATATTAGTCTTTAAACGACATAAAGAATTAAGTCGGCAGACGACATAACAATAATTATTAACCGGTAAAGGGATCATTTCTAAAGGAACCCGTTTATGCCCCAACAGGCGACAAATACGCTCTTGACCGACTTCAGCATTACCTTGCAAAATCTACGTATTCCAGAACCCAAAAGCAAGTTTTATGTCGTATGGGTCAAGCGGTTTGCTGCGTTCTAGATCGGCGTGCCTTTTCCGCAGGCCTCTCAGGACAGGGTTTCGGCTGCAGAGCGGGGCCGATGTTCCGCACGGTACAGGAACTCTCCGGTCATTCTGACGTATCAACAACCATGATCTACACCCACGTCCTCAACAGGCCGGGCGTACCGGTCCTGAGTCCAGCAGACGCCTGACGGCCATAATAAATTCCCTTGATCCGGAAATTTCCCGCACTTCTCCCCTTCCCTATCTCCCCGTTCCGTGTCCGATATTCGGTGAAATCGTGAAGTTCAAGCGTGCTTTGGGTTTTGTGCAACGCTTCACATTTACGGGAAAGATAGGGGTATTTGGGGGTATTGGCGGCTTTTTACAGGGAACGTTCACAAATTAGAAAACCCCCGAAAAATGCTGAATTTTGCACTCTTCAGGGGTTTTTATTGGTAGCGGGGGCTCGATTTGAACGAGCGACCTTCGGGTTATGAGCCCGACGAGCTACCGGACTGCTCCACCCCGCGGTAAATCGTATCAAAATTACGTTATGCTAAAATAATACCTAATTCCCCTGGCCTGCAAGTACTTTATTGGCGCTGATGGAGGATTACTTTACTTATCGAAATCGCCGCCGAAGAATTCCTGCGGCGACACGGGTGAAACGCGGAGCGTTTTAGATCGGTCGAGCACCACCTCGCCCGGCGGAGCGTGGCGGCGCTTGTGGACGAACCGCGCTTCGGTGACGCTCACCTCGGCGTAGGAGGTGTGTTTGGCCTTCGAAAACCAGACCGCGAAGGAAGCCGCCTTGAGAAGGACGGACTTTTCGGGCCACGGCGCGTTTTTCTGCCGCCGGATGAGCACATGCGATCCGGCGCTCGCCGCGACGTGCATCCAGACGTCCCACGGTTTTGCGAAGCGCGTGGTGAGCTCGTCGTTCTGAGCGTCGTTTTTCCCTATGTAAACGTCCCATCCGTCAATGCTGTAATGCCGGTAGGGCGCCGCCTCGGCCGCCGCTGCCGCCTTCTTGGCCTGCTGTCGTGGAAGAACGCCGAGGTCCTGGAGCTTTTCCGTGGCGGCAGAAACTTTTATTTCCAGCGCCCCTGTTTCGGACGGCGGGTATGATCTCGCCTTCTCCAAATCGTCGAAAAGAGCGACCAGCAGGGATTCCTCATCACGCGTTTCTTCAACCTTTTTTTCGATGATGGCCAGCCCGCGCTTCCCCTTCTTTGCTCTTGTGTAGTAGTGCCGCGCATTGTCAAAAACGGAAGCGGCGGGATCAAGGAGTATCTCCTCTTCTTTTTGCGTGTGGATGTTTTCAATCATGCAGCTGGATGCGCCGCGAAGGATCTTTTCGGGGTGCGCGAGCAGTGAATCAGCAATTTGCGAAAAAAGAAAATGCCGGCTTGCCTCCGCCAATTCTTCTTCCTGTTTTGACAGTTTGACCCTTACTCGCTTAAGCGCCTTTTTTGCCACAGAGATCAAATGCGCAAGCTCTTTCTTAAGCGCTTCAACGGGATCTATCGGAGTCGATGTTTCGAGCATCATTTTCTTGACTTATTCCCTGAATATTGATACAATGAAATTATAATAGGCTTCATGATTTCAACTCGAAGGGCAGGCCGGCCGACCATGATCAACACTCTTGAAATCAAGTGCCCGCATTGCAAAAAAACATTTGAACTATTTTTAAGCAACAATGCGTCAATGGTGATTCTCAATTGCCCGCTGTGCGCGACACCGCTCATCTATTACAAGACGCGCTGCTTTGTTCTTAACAACAGTCAGATTGATCGGATCAAGAAAAGCCGCCAGGATTCCACTGTTCTGAAAATACTGCACAGCATTGAAAAAGAACAGCCCAAGTATTCACATGCGGCGGGCCAGGGGGCCGACCATCGCGCGATGTATGGTTCGCAGTCCTCCTCATTTCTGCCGGGCTCCGATTACATCACCAGGGACGACATCATCAACCTGCGCATCGAACTTGAAACGTGCCCAGACTCCCAGCAGTTTATTGACAATATGTAAAGCCTCCCCTCCCTTATAATGCAAAAAGGCCGCGGTGACGCGGCCTTTTTGCTGGTTGTTTTCCGGATAAACGGTCTATTTTGTGATACCCACCGTGCCAAGCAGCCTGGTGTTCCTCGATCTTCCCGCCGCGTCCGTATATTTAAGATACAGCATCGCCCGATAAACGCCCGCCGCGACCTTCACCCCTTGCGCGTTCGAACCGTTCCAGTAAATGTCGTAATCGTACGCGCTCGAATCAGATGACGCCCAGCTCGGAGGAACTATCCCGGCGGATTTCGTGCTGTCCGCCGAAATCACCAGGTTCCCCACCACATCGTAAATCCCCAGATATCCCGTCACCTTCTCACCCGTCGCAGGCGCGATACGGAACGTCATCACCGTGCCAGCACCGTCCTGCCTTACCCATTGCCGCGCGTTCGGCTGGTGCGCAAGCTGCAATACTCCGGGCCTCTGCCGCACAAACGTCGCGCCTGACGGATTGGGCACCACCAGTATTGCATTGGCCGGCGTGCTTTTCACCGTCACACGCACTTTTTGGTTGTCAACGACGGGTTTGTTCAACAGCGGCGGGTTCCGGTCTGTGATGAGCTGCAATGAATCTGATGTAAGGCTCAAGAAATCTCTTGAGGTTAAGTCCTTCGTCTGTGTTGAATCCTGCGTGTCCAGCATGTAAAATGACACCCACAAGCCGTTGTTGTCCTTCTGATAAAATTTTATCCCCGCCAGCATCGAAGTGTCTTCCTCGAAATTTCCATTTTGGTCCACCGTCCATACCTGGAACACGTTCTTCGGTATCATGCTAAGATCTATATCATTGCCGTTAGTCCCGATCGGTTCAGAAAATGTCACCGTTACCAGGTCCTGCGTGCGGCTCGACGGTGAATTTATTGTCTTTACAACGCTCCATATGACCGGCCCAGCTCCATCCGTTACCGTGTATCCGTTCACCGAGGATATGCCGGACACTCCGCTTATTGTGAGCGAAGGTTTCCATCCGGTTTGGGGCACCGTCTTGTTGCTCTCCGATAACACCAATGTGAACACTGAATCGCTGCCAACTGCGCTCTGCAACAATCCCGTTGCACTGTCCACTGTCCCCACCGTCCCCGATGTCTGGCCGCGAATCGCAGACACATCCAACGTGTAAATCCCATTGGACAATTGTATCTTGGTTCCCGGAGACAACGTCACTTTCCGGTCAAACACCAGCGTTATCTCGTCCAGCAGTCCATTGCCGTTCGTGTCGGCCGTCACCGCCGACAACAGCGTCGCCGCACGGCCCGTGATCACCACCTTCGCGCTGTCGGAAACCGCCACGCCGCCCTTCCCGGTCGCCGACGCCGTGATATACCCGTTCTCGTCGTATTTTACGTCGCCCGTCTCGTAGAACACCCGCGGCACTCCCGTCGGCTGGTCTATCGCATGTAAAGTCCCGTCAACCGACCAGTTGCTGTTCTCGGGACCGCGGTAGTTTCCATACATATCGTAGCCGACCGCGATGATCAGCTTGGAGCCCGTCGGCGATACGAGGTACACCGAATCGATGTCCTTCCCGTTGAAGTCCTCCAACCGGATCTGCGCGAGCGCGCCGGGGTACACTTCAAAAGGCTCGGACGATGCGCTCAATACGTTCCCGCTGTTCTGCAA
Coding sequences within it:
- a CDS encoding NFACT RNA binding domain-containing protein: MMLETSTPIDPVEALKKELAHLISVAKKALKRVRVKLSKQEEELAEASRHFLFSQIADSLLAHPEKILRGASSCMIENIHTQKEEEILLDPAASVFDNARHYYTRAKKGKRGLAIIEKKVEETRDEESLLVALFDDLEKARSYPPSETGALEIKVSAATEKLQDLGVLPRQQAKKAAAAAEAAPYRHYSIDGWDVYIGKNDAQNDELTTRFAKPWDVWMHVAASAGSHVLIRRQKNAPWPEKSVLLKAASFAVWFSKAKHTSYAEVSVTEARFVHKRRHAPPGEVVLDRSKTLRVSPVSPQEFFGGDFDK